The following coding sequences lie in one Mus musculus strain C57BL/6J chromosome 11, GRCm38.p6 C57BL/6J genomic window:
- the Cd300ld5 gene encoding predicted gene 11711 precursor: MWQFPALLILFLPGCCTAQDPVTGPEEVSGQEQGSLTVQCRYDSGWKDYKKYWCRGAYWKSCEILVETDASEQLVKENRVSIRDDQTDFIFTVTMEDLRMSDADIYWCGITKAGTDPMFKVNVNIDPEISTTIMTTTATVLPSTVLTSTVLTSTVLTPTTPTTESIGTENIGQVTQNSLFIWSLLSSISFLLMVFVVVPLLLSMLSAVLWVNRPQRHYGGGEIGLVETHRSDALDGEKHFPGDEK; this comes from the exons ATGTGGCAGTTCCCTGCTCtgctcatcctcttcctcccag gCTGCTGCACGGCTCAGGATCCAGTCACAGGTCCAGAGGAGGTGAGCGGTCAGGAGCAGGGCTCCTTGACAGTGCAGTGCAGATATGACTCAGGCTGGAAGGATTACAAGAAGTACTGGTGCCGAGGAGCTTATTGGAAATCATGTGAGATTCTCGTTGAAACCGATGCATCAGAGCAGTTGGTGAAGGAAAACCGTGTGTCCATCAGGGACGACCAGACAGACTTCATCTTCACAGTGACCATGGAAGACCTGAGGATGAGCGATGCTGACATTTACTGGTGTGGAATTACGAAAGCTGGAACTGATCCCATGTTTAAAGTTAACGTGAACATTGACCCAG AAATTTCAACTACAATCATGACGACGACAGCCACAGTTCTGCCATCCACAGTTCTGACATCCACAGTTCTGACATCCACAGTTCTGACACCCACAACACCAACCACGGAGAGCATTGGCACAGAGAACATTGGCCAGGTGACTCAGAACTCTCTCTTCATCTG GTCCCTGTTGAGCAGCATCTCCTTCTTGCTGATGGTCTTTGTGGTGGTTCCCCTCctcctgagcatgctcagtgctGTTCTCTGGGTGAACAGGCCTCAGAGACACTATGGGGGAGGTGAAATTGGCCTGGTGGAAACCCATAGATCTGATGCCCTGGACGGAGAGAAACACTTCCCAGGAGATGAAAAAtaa
- the Cd300ld5 gene encoding predicted gene 11711 isoform X1, whose product MWQFPALLILFLPGCCTAQDPVTGPEEVSGQEQGSLTVQCRYDSGWKDYKKYWCRGAYWKSCEILVETDASEQLVKENRVSIRDDQTDFIFTVTMEDLRMSDADIYWCGITKAGTDPMFKVNVNIDPEISTTIMTTTATVLPSTVLTSTVLTSTVLTPTTPTTESIGTENIGQVPVEQHLLLADGLCGGSPPPEHAQCCSLGEQASETLWGR is encoded by the exons ATGTGGCAGTTCCCTGCTCtgctcatcctcttcctcccag gCTGCTGCACGGCTCAGGATCCAGTCACAGGTCCAGAGGAGGTGAGCGGTCAGGAGCAGGGCTCCTTGACAGTGCAGTGCAGATATGACTCAGGCTGGAAGGATTACAAGAAGTACTGGTGCCGAGGAGCTTATTGGAAATCATGTGAGATTCTCGTTGAAACCGATGCATCAGAGCAGTTGGTGAAGGAAAACCGTGTGTCCATCAGGGACGACCAGACAGACTTCATCTTCACAGTGACCATGGAAGACCTGAGGATGAGCGATGCTGACATTTACTGGTGTGGAATTACGAAAGCTGGAACTGATCCCATGTTTAAAGTTAACGTGAACATTGACCCAG AAATTTCAACTACAATCATGACGACGACAGCCACAGTTCTGCCATCCACAGTTCTGACATCCACAGTTCTGACATCCACAGTTCTGACACCCACAACACCAACCACGGAGAGCATTGGCACAGAGAACATTGGCCAG GTCCCTGTTGAGCAGCATCTCCTTCTTGCTGATGGTCTTTGTGGTGGTTCCCCTCctcctgagcatgctcagtgctGTTCTCTGGGTGAACAGGCCTCAGAGACACTATGGGGGAGGTGA